CCTTGGATTCTGATTCTGGCTAGCGTAGCCGGCGTGATTCCGGTTATTACGCGCGTAGTGGTCGGGGCAATGGCGAAGGTGCCGAGACAGCTGCTGTCGGCGGCACAGATGCAGGGGGCGTCGTTCAGCCAGAGAGTTACCACGATTCTGATGCCTCTAATAAAAGGGGCTCTCCTATACGCGGGTCTGGCCGCTTTTGGAGCAAGCGTATTTGATCTGGCGATCTCGTCCATTTTGTATCCGCCTAACTTTATGACGCTTCCGGTTGTTATTAACAAGGCATTCGAGGATCTCAAGTTTGGCTATGCGGCCGCGGCAACGCTGACCGGCGGGGGAATTGTCATCTTGATCATTGCCGTAATGGAAATGCTTATTAAACCTTCAAGAAAGCGGGTAAAATCATGACGAATACGATACTGGAAGTCGAACGGCTGGGCAAATCATTTGGTTCCCATACCGCGCTGCGGGATATCAATTTCTCGGTGAAGCAAGGTGAGATTATCAGCGTGCTTGGACCGTCCGGCTGCGGAAAATCCACGCTGCTCCAGCTGATTGCGGGCCTTCAGCAGCCGGACGAAGGCGAGATCCGCCTGCGCGGCGCAACGGTTGCGACGGTCTCCCGGCATGTTCCGCCGGAGAAACGCGGCATCAACATGGTATTCCAGGATTATGCGTTATGGCCGCATATGACGATCTATGACAATATCGCTTACGGACTCCGCAGGCAAAAGGCGGCGGCAGCCGCAATCCGCGAACAAATCGCGGAGCTGATAGCGCTGCTGCATCTGGAAGGGCTGGAGGATAGACTTCCGCCGCAATTGTCGGGCGGACAACAACAGCGGGTAGCAATAGCGCGTGCGCTCGCAACCAAACCGGATCTGCTGCTGCTTGACGAGCCGCTCTCCAATCTGGATATGCGGCTTCGCATCGAGATGCGCTCGGAGATGGCTTATTTGTTCCGTCAGCTCGGTACAACCGTGTTCCATGTTACGCATGATCCCGATGAGGCTTTTGCCATGGCCGACCGTCTCATGATTATGCGGGCCGGCGCCGTTGACCAGATAGACCGTCCGCAAATTTGCTACGACCGTCCGGCAACCCTGTCCGCAGCCATGCTGCTTGGAGCGGGCAATCGCTTAAAGAGCAAGCTGGTGCGGGAAGGGGAGCATACAACCGTACGGATTGCGGGACAAGAAATTGTAGGAACTTCGCCGGGCTCTCCCGAGGTTCAACGAACAGAGCTGGTTGATCTGCTGTTCCGACCGGATTCTGCCGAGTGGAAGTCCGTGACAACGGCTTCGGAGAACCAGCTGCCCGTCCATGTGCTCCACAGCGTATTCGAAGGGAAACGCTGGCGCGTGCTTGCGAAGACATCCGACGGACAGCCGATCTCCTTCCTGCATGACGAATACCTGGATGCGGGTGAAGAGGGCAACCTGCATATTAACGCTTCCGACGCGTTTGTGTATCCTCAGCAATCGGCATAAAGGCATAGCGGCAAAAGAATTTTCCGCCGTAAAGTGGTGCTCGAAGCAGCTCCAAGCACGAAATAGTGAGAATCTCCGCCTAATGCGCACGTTGCTCCTCACTAACTATGAGGCTGCCCTCACTATTACGCACAAATGCCCGCCCGAGGTACGTTTGAGCGCGAAAGCCCTCACTAATTAGTGAGTATCTTCACTATTGTGCAGAAATGCCCGTCCAAGGCATGTAAGAAGCGGAAAAGCTCACTAATAGTGAGCTTTTCCGCCGTAAAATGGTGCTTGAAGCAGGTCCAAGTACGAAATAGTGAGAATCTCCGCCTAATGTGCACGTTGCACCTCACTAACTATGAGGTTACCCTCACTATTACGCACAAATGCCCGCCCGAGGAACGTTTGAGCGCGGAAGACCTCACAAATTAGTGAATATCTTCACTATTGTGCAGAAATGCCCGTCCAAGGCATGTATGAAGTGGAAAAGCTCACTAATAGTGAGCTTTTCCACCGTAAAGTGGTGCTCGA
This region of Paenibacillus sp. JDR-2 genomic DNA includes:
- a CDS encoding ABC transporter ATP-binding protein gives rise to the protein MTNTILEVERLGKSFGSHTALRDINFSVKQGEIISVLGPSGCGKSTLLQLIAGLQQPDEGEIRLRGATVATVSRHVPPEKRGINMVFQDYALWPHMTIYDNIAYGLRRQKAAAAAIREQIAELIALLHLEGLEDRLPPQLSGGQQQRVAIARALATKPDLLLLDEPLSNLDMRLRIEMRSEMAYLFRQLGTTVFHVTHDPDEAFAMADRLMIMRAGAVDQIDRPQICYDRPATLSAAMLLGAGNRLKSKLVREGEHTTVRIAGQEIVGTSPGSPEVQRTELVDLLFRPDSAEWKSVTTASENQLPVHVLHSVFEGKRWRVLAKTSDGQPISFLHDEYLDAGEEGNLHINASDAFVYPQQSA